The proteins below are encoded in one region of Persephonella sp.:
- a CDS encoding MFS transporter encodes MSKIRVLSWALFDFAETIFSANIISVFFPLWIVSSLGGSSYHYSFTYAISIFVSIIAGIFLGKIADEKGIKDKLFKIFVVLIIILLPAFYFTGSLWNALILFFFLNLIYQQSLVFYNSLLFDVSDNSLISVVSGIGVGIGYIGAIVGLLITNFLSENPQQSFLITAIIFATFALPSVIFLKTKRNKPQKIHLKGIFTERGFLIFLISILLLTDAAHGLIVFMSIYLKKVFGFSQDKVIYTIAFAAIFAVISAPVSGYVMKKIKPEKFLIFVFSGWILGIAMLYFSNSWFIYITAAWFGIMISTLWTTLRVVLIRISPEEELTTRFAFMSISERMASVLSPLTWGVITYILGETIFSYRVAAGVIGLFPLIGLIVYFYFLKRHFSILVS; translated from the coding sequence TTGAGCAAGATTAGAGTTCTATCCTGGGCTCTTTTTGATTTTGCAGAAACAATCTTTTCAGCTAATATTATTTCGGTCTTCTTTCCTTTATGGATAGTTTCTTCCCTTGGGGGAAGTTCTTATCATTACTCATTTACCTATGCAATTTCCATATTCGTTTCAATAATTGCCGGAATTTTTCTGGGAAAAATAGCAGATGAAAAGGGTATAAAAGATAAGCTGTTTAAAATTTTTGTGGTCTTGATAATTATCTTGCTGCCGGCTTTTTATTTTACGGGTTCATTATGGAATGCCCTTATTCTTTTTTTCTTCCTTAATCTGATATACCAGCAAAGTCTTGTGTTTTATAATTCCTTATTATTTGATGTGTCTGATAACTCTTTAATCAGTGTTGTTTCTGGAATTGGAGTGGGTATAGGCTATATAGGAGCTATTGTAGGTCTGCTTATAACAAATTTTTTATCTGAAAATCCCCAGCAAAGTTTTTTAATTACAGCTATTATTTTTGCGACATTTGCTCTGCCTTCAGTTATTTTTTTGAAAACGAAAAGGAATAAGCCTCAGAAAATTCATCTAAAAGGTATTTTTACAGAAAGAGGATTTTTAATATTTTTGATTTCTATTTTGCTCTTAACTGATGCGGCACACGGTTTGATTGTATTTATGTCAATTTACTTAAAAAAGGTTTTCGGATTTTCACAAGATAAGGTTATTTATACGATTGCTTTTGCTGCTATTTTTGCTGTAATTTCTGCTCCTGTTTCCGGATATGTTATGAAAAAGATTAAACCTGAGAAATTTTTAATTTTTGTTTTTTCAGGCTGGATATTGGGAATTGCAATGCTTTATTTTTCTAATAGCTGGTTTATTTATATAACTGCTGCATGGTTCGGAATTATGATTTCTACATTGTGGACGACTTTAAGGGTTGTTCTTATCAGGATTTCTCCAGAGGAAGAACTCACAACAAGATTTGCTTTTATGTCAATTTCTGAGAGAATGGCCAGTGTTTTGTCTCCTTTAACATGGGGAGTTATAACCTATATTCTTGGTGAAACAATTTTTTCTTACAGAGTAGCTGCCGGAGTTATTGGACTATTTCCTTTGATTGGCTTAATTGTTTATTTTTATTTTTTAAAAAGGCATTTTTCAATTTTAGTATCCTAA